From Thermomonas sp. XSG, one genomic window encodes:
- the rpsJ gene encoding 30S ribosomal protein S10 has protein sequence MADQKIRIRLKAFDHRLIDRSASEIVETAKRTGAQVRGPIPLPTKIERYTILTSPHVDKDARDQYETRTHKRVLDIVDPNDKTVDALMKLELAAGVDVQIKLT, from the coding sequence ATGGCGGACCAGAAGATTCGCATCCGGCTGAAGGCGTTCGATCATCGTCTGATCGACCGTTCGGCCAGCGAGATCGTCGAGACGGCCAAGCGGACCGGCGCGCAAGTGCGCGGCCCGATCCCGCTGCCGACCAAGATCGAGCGTTACACCATTCTTACCTCGCCGCACGTCGACAAGGACGCGCGCGACCAGTACGAAACCCGCACGCACAAGCGCGTGCTCGACATCGTCGACCCCAACGACAAGACCGTGGACGCGCTGATGAAGCTCGAGCTCGCGGCTGGCGTTGATGTCCAGATCAAGCTGACCTGA